Genomic segment of Rattus norvegicus strain BN/NHsdMcwi chromosome 7, GRCr8, whole genome shotgun sequence:
ACCCCCAGGCCGTTGACCCTTGTTTTAGGAAGGTTGTTCCATCCTTTCCAAGGCCCCATCATCCACCTCCTTCCCTTGACTCCTGGGACAGGAAGTTGGCCCTATTCCCAGGAGGGAAGCAGGAGGCCCTAGAGGGGGGTGGAGTATGTGTTGGGAGGGGGCCTCCTGTCCAGTCCTTGGGTCCAGTGACagccacagaggaaggagagacccGCCAGAAGAGCCATGAAGGTAGTGCTCAGCTTTCGATGGGTGGGTGGGGTCCCCGGTAGAGCCTCAGGTGCAGGgtctgggaactgagcctggaaCTGTGGGTTGTATCTGGGGGGGGAGTAGCTGCTGAGGTCTTCAGGAGGAGCCTCCAATGCTCTGGGTTACAGCAAGTGGACCACTCCTGCAAGCGGTTAGCCCTCCTGGCTGGAACTTGGCGTAGAGGAGAGTACTCCAAGATCCTTTTCTGTCTGACAGGGAAGTTAACCTTCATCCCTAAGTTTCTTTCACCCTGAGGATATGGAGTGCTGGGCTATCAGGGGTACTGGTTCCCAGCAACACTCCCTTCCCACAGGAAGTCCCAAGGGACCATGAGGGTTCAGGCTAGAGACTGGCTGGGGACACAGTGTTCTCCACTGGCCCTTGAGCCCTGCCCTGAGACCTGAATTCCCACCCTGCGCCACTGGCTGATTCCAGGGCTGGATCTCAGGACCACAGACCCCTGCATGCGGTGGCCCACTGGGTGGGAGGCAGCACCAGAGCTCGGGAGAGCCAAAGATCTTAGGCTGACACTCCCAGCAGGGTAGATCCTGGGAATCTGATCTCCTGGCCTCCCCcacatcctcccccaccccacttcctgGAGCAGCGACCTGCCCCCTTCCCGCCTGCACTTCCCTCCACTTCCAGGGCCAGGCTTCTCCACACACCAGCCAGACAGCCTCCCCTCCACCCAAGGGAAGCGGCTGCCTCGGCCAGGCTGCTTCCAGGAAGCCCCGGGCCAGGCCCCAGCATTGTTCAGGCCCAGCAACCAAGAGCCCAGCCAGCCAGACACCATGAAGTCCAGCGGCCCTGTGGAAAGGTTGCTCAGAGCCCTGGGGAGGAGGGACAGCAGCCGGGCCACCAGCAGGGTAGGAATGCCCACCAGCTGGGCAAAGGTGGGACAGGGTGGAAGTTCGGACAAGGCAGGAGGGCCAGGATTCAGGCCAGACCCTCTTCCTAGTTTCAGCCTCttctcccaccccttcccctgcctcagcaccccctcctctttcccctggCTCCCCATGTGGCTAGGGTAGCAGTGTGATATACCATCTGTCTTGCTTCTTCTAAGTGTTTACTGGCTTGAGCCTGAATAGGCCCCGAGGGTTCAGCTAAGAGCTGAAGCCCTGACCTCCCGGGAAAGGTAGGGGAAGAAAGCAATGAAAGGCAGGGAGTTTGCCTTCTACTGATGTAATCTGCACATGACATCATCCACAAGTGTGTCCAAGTGTCCTGGTGGGTCTCACCTCCAGTCCAgaggagttctaggacagttacCGGACCAAAGCTGCTCCCATGTTGTTGTCCAACCTTGTCTAACCCCCCTTCCCCGTTCTTTTCCTCTCCACACTGTGGTGGGCAGAtccagggagaggagggaacagCAGGAGCTTGAACACAGGGATGAAGACCTGTGCAGAAGCGGCCCCCCCCCCTCTGTGGCATGAGGGAGATTGTCCACAGACActggaggacaggagagatgaaTTGGGGTGGGAGGGGTCAGAGTAGCAGAGAGAACTTTTAGTGAGTGAGGACTGAGGGGGACCTGGACAACCTGTGGCATCCCAGCCAGTCACTGACCTCACTAcctggggcggggggtggggggtggctcgGGCATCCAGAGAACCTGGCCGCCCCTGTCATAACATGCAGAGGCAGTGAGACAGCTGCTGCACATCTGTCCCTGCCGCCATTCTTCCTTCCAGCATTGCCACCCGAGTCTTAGACAATTGCAGCCTGCCATCTCCATGCACAAGGAGTAAACATGTTGTTCTgactgtgggggagggggccGAATCAGCTGCCGGGAGCTTAGAGCCCTTGAGAGTCAGGGGCTCAGGACTGGCTGCAGTCAGTCTGGGTGTTATGGGACAGCGCTTGTGTGTCTGGGCCGGCCTGTCAGCTCACAGAATATGAGCCTCATGTGGGGAGggcaagaggagaggagagtcagACCCCCTCACTCAGCGAGATTCTCAGAAAGCCCTCGCATTTGAAGTGGGGGTGACAAGGACATCACATAGCTCCTCCACGTGAGGAGGCCTGAGTAAACCCTCAGGGAGGAGTTAACCCAACCAAGGTGACGCAAGGGGTCACATTCCAAGCCCTGTAGAGGACAGGCCTCATGACTACCCTGGAACAGCTGTGGCCAAGTGTGCCTTAGAGTTCAGAGACTTTTGGCTGGAAGAGAGGGATGCAGTCGCTCTAAGGAAAGGTCCCTGCCCAGCCTTGGAGATGGGCCCACTAGGAACTCATAACCCTATTTGTCTGTCATCCCTCTCGCAGCCTAGGAAAGCAGAACCGCACAGCTTCCGGGAGAAGGTTTTCCGGAAGAAGGCtccagtgtgtgcagtgtgtaagGTGACCATCGATGGGACCGGTGTCTCGTGCCGAGGTGAGGGGCTCttgctgttcttatggtgttgagcCCTCCAGTAAGCACTTCTGTGCTGTGTGACTCTAGCTCTAGAGACCGGCAAATTCAGAAACAAATGCCCTCAGTCCCCTTGACACCCACCTTGCCACCGCCCAGGAGATTTGTGACCACCTTCCCATCCTTTTGTGACTAGgggcttcccttcctcctcctcttcctcttcctcctcctcctgttcctcttcttcctcctcacctcTATTCATCTTAGACGCCAACCTCTGGCCCTCTTCCCTGCTGATAACCAGCTCTGTTCTTCGACTCCAGTGACCCAGTGTACTAGGGTCCCAGGGTTGGCTTCCAAGGCCTGGAGGACTAGAGGACAGCTACTTTGACTGTTCCCATAGCCTCTGCTAACCTCtatcctccccttcctttctctagtCTGCAAGGTGGCCACACACAGAAAATGTGAAGCAAAGGTGGGTATCCAGTCCTAGCTAATGGGGGACGGTGTCTTTCCCTGCCCAAACAGGTTTCTTCAGCCACACTGGCATCGTCTTCCACCCAGTCCCCTGTCACTCCTGGAGACCCCTTCCTGGGTGGCAGAGGTGTTGTGTTGGGCTCTTTAAGAACCACCCTACTCCACCCCTGGAGGGTTGGCCCAGGAGGGTGGACAGTGAGACAGCGTTTGTCTTGGTGCTGTGCCCGGGCTGCAGCTGGCgagaggatgggggggggggtgagttgTGGGGGAGGAAGGGCGGGGTGGATAGAGAGGGAGCAGGATTTCAGAGACCAGGCACCCGGATGGGCCGTGCCTTCCCTCTGAGGAAGGGTCCTCAGGATGCCTGAGTTGGTCTTATCCTGGGTGGTGATGGCTGAGCCTGTTTGGGTATACCCTGTAGGTGGTACCCACTGTCCACTGAGACCCTGAGGCAGCCCCCCATCTCTGAGGAACGTTCCTGGTCCTCCATCAGTGCAGGGGATAGTCCCAGGGCCTCAAGCTAGCTTGGGGGAGCTATGTGCCCCATGGGTGGGGTCTCAACGGTGAAAGAGGCTAGTGTCCACCCCTGGCCAttgcctggctggctggctctATATATAACTCCTGTCCTGCAGCTGGATGAATGGGGGTCTGTGTGGGCAGGGGGCTGAGAGCCAAGAGCAACAAGCAGGGGGCCTGAGGGGTGGGAGACCGAGAGGCAGAAACAAGGCTCCCTTAAATAGAGGAACCTCAGCTAGAGCTTGTGCTCATCAGGTGACAGGCCCTGCATCTTCCTCCCTGAGGCTGAGCACCCCGTTTCACCAGCTCAGCCTTAAACTCCCACCTCTTTCCAGGTGACTTCATCCTGTCAGGCCTTGCCCCCCGCGGAGCTGGTGAGTGTGCTCAAGGATGGGGCAGGGAAGGCAAGGAACCTGACTAATATCCCGGGGTCTGGTGGTCTCAAAGTGGGTCTCCAGGTTATGTAGTACTGAATGCTGTGGTTTATTGGTCAGTTATCCTCAACAGATGACTGTCGGAGCCCTTCGTTGTGACTGTCTTCTAGGGCTGGTTGGGGACTAGAGTCCTGTCCCCAGGGAGTGGACACTGACATGCGCTCCCACCCCGCCCCCAGGTCCAAACTGGTCCTTGCCCCTGCCCTAACCACTCCCatttcctcccccacctcctcactcTAGCGGAGAAACACAGCCCCAGTCCGGCGCATAGAACACCTGGTAAGGGATGCTAGGAGCCTGAGCGGGAAGGGGCGGGCGTGTGGGTAGCTCTTGGAGTAGGGACCTACATTTGCAGAAGACCACGGTTTGTAGAACTTTTGACCCGGAAGCTTAGAAGCGATGCATCCAAACAGTTGTCGGCATACGGTTTCTCATCCACCAGGGGTCCACCAAGTCTCTGAACCACTCAAAGCAACGCAGTACTCTACCCAGGTGAGTGAGGACGCCCGGTGATCCCACGTAGGCACTTTCCACTGGACCGCTACTCAGCTTATGGCAGTGGCCGCCAATAAAGCCCCCAGGACAGTACTCCCCCTCCGGGCCACCCACCCTAAGGACCTAATAGGTCGCCCAGAGCTCCCCAGGATCCTTAGCCCCTGGGCCGCCGCGCTTCTCTGTTCTCTAAATCGGCTTTGCGTCCTCTCCCAGGAGCTTCAGCCTGGATCCGCTCATGGAGCGTCGCTGGGACTTGGACCTCACCTATGTAACAGAGCGGATCCTGGCCGCAGCTTTTCCTGCACGACCAGACGAGCAGCGACACCGAGGCCACTTGCGAGAGCTGGCCCATGTGCTTCAATCCAAGCACCGAGACAAGTACCTGGTGAGAAGCGGGTGGGCCAGATCCAACCAATGAGAGGGCTGGGAGATTCAAATGGGGCGAGGCTACTGTTTCCCCATCAATACctgagatggggctggagagggggcGGTGTTCGCGAgcaggggcggggcggggcggggccggAGGTTAGCCAGTCACCGCAGGGTGCAGAGAATTCAGCTCCAGCGGATTACAATCTTACTATTTTTAGAGCAAGATGCTCGATGAGGGTTCACCTCCAGCACCTGCATCTCAAGTCACCGTCATCTAACTCTGCCCTTTATTTCAGCTCTTCAACCTTTCAGAGAAACGGCATGACTTGACCCGCCTGAACCCCAAGGTAGGAGGGAAATGGTCTGTTTGCCGTTTATTCCGAGCCAACCTTGTGAAAAGGCTCTGCCTCCTTGTTGACATCCACTTTTCTCACACTACTTAAGATAACTAAAAACGAGGTGCTGGGGTTATCAGCCCACAGTATGGCGGAAAAAAGTGTCCAAGCTACTGTGGACAACTACTAAGTTTGCGCCTTGCCCCCAGGTCCCTGTATTGTATTCACATCTTCCTCcctttgttacacacacacacacacacacacacacacacacacacacacacttgtacttGTACTTCCCCAGGTACATGACTTTGGCTGGCCGGAATTACATGCCCCACCTCTGGACAAGTTGTGTTCCATCTGCAAAGCCATGGAGACGTGGCTCAGTGCCGACCCTCAGCATGTGGTCGTGTTATACTGCAAGGTGAGCCAGGACCTTGGGGTAACAGAGCTAGGACAACCTCAGCCTAAAAGTTGCAGGTTCCCCATCTCCATCTCTTTATCTCTTAGGGTAGCAAAGGCAAGCTTGGAGTCATCGTCTCTGCCTATATGCACTATAGCAAGATCTCTGCAGGGTGAGTTGCCCTGCTTCAGTGACCCCTCCTCGTCCGGCCCTGTCTGAGCTTTTTTCTCCTTAGTCAGACTATACACTTGGTACGGTACTGTCTATCTCCAGCTGTGGGCCCAGCACACCACAGCAGAGGAACTGGGCTAGTTTCTTAGGGCCACCAGCTAAGTGCCATAGACTAGCTTAAAATAATATAGCTCAGTTGTCTTactgttctgagatagtaaaagTCCAAAGTCAGTGTCAGTGGGGCCACGCTCTCTCTCTGGGACTCTAGGCGGACTCCTTCCTTgcctctttccagcttctggtggTGCCTGACAGTCCTTGGCAGTTCTTGGCTGGCAGCGGCATCCCTCCACCCCCTGCTTCCGTCATCACGTGGTGTTCTCTTTGCGcgcctgtttctgtctctcctcttctAAGGATCAATCACCCTAATTAAGGACCCACCTTGCTCCTGTATGATCTCATCTTAACCTATCTAACCACATCCGCAAAGACCCTATTTCTAAATAAGGTCACATTTGAGGTACATTTCTCTGGGGGAGGGATACAGTTCAACCCATCAGGTTGTCTAACTGCCTCCTTTTAAAAGTGAGGAAAGCCAGGTTCAGTTGCCCAAGGCCCAACAACTGGGCTATGCTGGAGGGTCTCTAGCTCTCTTCACCACCACTGGGAGTTCCTCTGTACAGAGAGGTTCCTCCTTTCCTGGGGTTTAAGAATGgaaggcagggggttggggatttagctcagtggtagagcacttgcctagcaagcacaaggccctgggttcggtccccagctccggaaaaaaaaaaagaatggaaggcAGGCGATCTTCCTAGAAGTGTATGAGTGACAAGCAATAGCATAAaagtgatatatacatatatatatatatatatatatatatatatatatatacatacacacacatatatatatgtatatatatgcgcTTAGTTTGTAATTGTTCAAGTGATTCATGGGAATACAAGATAAGgcaatttaaactttttttaaaaacttaaaaaaaaaaaaaaaagaatggaaggcAGGAATGGGACCGGTCCTTAACCCCCGAcctcccctgctctccccagGGCAGACCAAGCGCTGGCAACCCTCACCATGAGGAAATTCTGTGAGGACAAGGCGGCCATGGAACTGCAGCCCTCCCAGCACCGGTGAGCACCCCAGTGGGGAAGGGCTGACTCTCCCTCTCAGGTAGCACACCTGAATCCCACAGTGTACGGGAGCCCAGTGAGCCAGGCCCTGTGCCAAGTTCTGGGAAGTCAGAACAAACAAGGTCAGGCTCCCGTGGTATTTATATGCTAgtagagtagaaggcaagaagcCATGCGTAAACAGACTAGATCGTTCTGGCTGACAGTAAGGTCTGTGACAGGAATAAAGCAGAGGCTTGTAAGACTCCACAGGATGCGCAGGGCTTGCCTCCTTGAAGTTTAGAAGAGCCTTCTAGGTCTCTCAAGAGCTGCCAGGTTGGTGTGAGGCGCCCTCTAGAGGAAGACACTGATGTTTTCTTGgcactccccaccctccaccccctcgCCAGCTATGTCGGCTATTTCAGCGGGCTGCTGTCAGGCTCCATCAGAATGAACAGCAGCCCTCTCTTCCTGCACTATGTGTTTGTACCCGTGCTGCCAGCCTTTGAGCCCAACACAGGTGAGTCCCCCCGGGCTGTATCCCATGGGGATAGCCACCTCCTACCCCACACCCCTCATGGCTTCTTCCACCCCTCCAGGCTTCCAACCCTTCCTCAAGATCTACCAGTCTATGCAGCTGGTCTACACATCTGGAGTCTAGTGAGTGCCCTGCTCCCAGGCCCTGACATCAGCTTGCTTGCCCAGTCTTTCCAGGCCCAACCTTCTGGTTCCAGTCGGAGAGGCTGACAGTGTCTAGCTTTATGCCCTCCCTTCTGCCTTTGTGCCTCTGACTTCTGCCTTGTCTCTACCCAAAGCCACATCACAGGTCCAGGGCCCCGCCAGATTTGCATCAGCCTGGAGCCAGCCCTTCTCCTCAAAGGCGACGTCATGGTGAGGGGGCTTGTAATACTGAGTGGGGATTGCAACGGGGTGGGAGGCTTCTAGTCATGTAGGCAACTGGCAAGGCCTgtgtctgagttagggttttactgctgtgaccagacaccatgaccaaggcaactcttataaaatcaacatttaattgtgactgggcttacaggttcagaggttcagtccatcatcatcaaggcgggatcatctgaaggttgctagtggaagactcccttccaggcagctaggagtagggtcttaaagcccacacccacagtgacacacctactccaacaaggccacacctccaaatagtgccactccctgggccaagcatatacacacCATCACAACCTGTAAGCCAGAGCAGAGGCCCAAAAGAAAACCCCACCCCTGCTATCCCAGGAGAGTTCATGTTGAGGCTGGGGCACAACAGAAGCGGTGGCCAGTGACTAGGTGGCCCTTGGGGTAAAAGTGTAGGTAAGGCAAATCGGAAATGACGGCCTGACCCCAGCCCCCTGCCCTCCTTCAGGTGACCTGCTACCACAAGGGTGGTCAGGGGACAGACCGGACCCTTGTGTTCCGAGTTCAGTTCCACACGTGTACCATCCATGGGCCACGGCTCAACTTCCCCAAGGACCAGCTAGATGAGGCCTGGGCTGGTGAGTCAGAGGCCAAGGAAGTGGCAGTTGGGTAGGGTAAGGAAAGCCAGCGAGGCATGGCTCCTCACCTCCACCCCCTCTACAGATGAGCGGTTCCCTTTCCAAGCCTCGGTGGAGTTTGTCTTCTCCTCCAGCCCTGAGAAGGTCAAAGGTAAGAGTGGGAGCTGGGTGTGTTGAAGGTGTTGGGGGGGTCCCCAACTCCTCAGTAACCCCATGGCTTTCCCCAGGCAACACCCCACGGAATGATCCCTCTGTCTCAGTGGATTACAACATGACAGAGCCTGCTGTACGCTGGGACTCCTATGAAAACTTCAACCAGCACCATGAGGACAGTGTGGACGGTGTGTGGGGTGGCGGGGCAGATGGGAACTGTGTGGCTAGTGGGGAGAGGCACACTGAGTGTCAGTACTGTCCCCACTCACAAATTCCTTTCTGCTCAGGCTCCTTGGCCCACACAAGGGGCCCCCTGGATGGCAGTCCTTATGCCCAGGTGCAGCGGGTCCCCCGACAGACACCACCGGCACCTTCTCCAGAGCTTCCCCCACCCCCGATGCTCTCTGTCAGCAGTGACTCCGGCCACTCATCCACACTTACCACAGAACACACAGCAGAATCCCCTGGCCGGCCGCCCCCGACTGCTGCTGAGAGACAGGAGCTAGATCGTCTGCTGGGAGGCTGTGGAGTGGCCAGTGCGGGCCGTGGTGCTGGGCGAGAGACAGCCATCCTAGATGATGAAGAGCAGCCCTCTGTGGGTGGAGGCCTGCACCTTGGGATGTATCCGGGCCACAGGCCTGGCCTCAGTCGCCGCTGCTCCTGCCGTCAGGGCCTCCGGGAGCCTTGTGGGGTCCCCAATGGGGGCTACTACCGACCTGAGGGAACCCTAGAGAGACGAAGACCACCCTATGGGGGCTATGAGGGACAcccccagggctacacagaagcCTCTGTGGAGAAGAGGCGTCTCTGCAGGTCACTATCAGAAGGACCGTACCCCTATGCACCTGAGCTGGGGAAACCAGCCAATGGAGACTTTGGCTACCGCCCAGCAGGCTACCGGGAGGTGGTGATCCTAGAGGACCCCGGAGTGCCTGCTTTATGCTCATGCCCTGCCTGTGAGGAGAAGATGGCACTGCCCACTGCAGCCCTGTATGGACTGCGACTagagagagaggctggagaggggTGGTCCAGTGAGGTTGGCAAGCCTCTCCTGCACCCAGTGAGGCCTGGACACCCATTGCCTCTGCTGGTGCCTGCCTGTGGGCACCACCATGCTCCAGTGCCTGACTATGGCTGCCTGAAGTCACCCAAGGTGGGTGAGGAAGGGCATGAGGGCTGCTCCTATGCCGTGTGCCCTGAAGGCAGGTACGGGCATCCAGGGTACCCTGCCCTGGTAACCTATGGCTACGGAGGAGCAGTTCCCAGCTACTGCCCAGCATATGGCCGGGCGCCTCACAGTTGTGGGTCCCCAAGTGAAGGCAGAGGGTACCCCAGCCCTGGTGCCCACTCACCACAGGCTGGTTCTGTGTCCCCGGGAAGTCCACCCTACCTGCAATCCAGGAAGCTGGGTTATGAGGCTCCTGCCGAGGATGGGAGAGACAAGTACTCACTTCCTGGGCCCCTGGCCTCAGCAGGACCCTTGGCTTCTACAGGTGAGGAACCTCGAGTGGGAATGTCCAGAATGGAGAGGGTTCTAAATGCTGCTGGGGATGCCATGGGCGGGGAGTGGGGGGAGCTGAACCAGACAGAAAAGCAGGCTCCTGTTCACATAGCTCTTCCCTACTCTCAGAGTCCCCTGAACCATCCTGGAGGGATGGCTCCAGTGGACACAGCACACTGCCTCGTTCTCCCCGAGATGCCCAGTGCAGTGCCTCTTCAGAGCTGTCCGGTCCCTCCACACCCTTGCACACCAGCAGCCCAGTTCAGGGCAAGGAGAGGTACATGGAGGGCCAAGGCTACTTGGGTATGTTGTATGGGTGTCCGCAGCCCAAAGCAGGGGCTGAGCACTTACTTTTCCCTGCAGCACCCGACGGCAAGACACCACCAGGTCTCCCTCCTTGGCACCCACTCAGAGACTGAGTCCTGGCGAGGCCTTGCCCTCTGTTGTACAGGGAGTCACTGAAAAGACTCCTGAGCTGTTGGCAAGCAGCAGGCCTGAGCCACTGGACCCTAGCCCCTTTTCCCAGACCTCTACACCCAGCTCACCCAATGGCTGGCCTCAAGAAAGGAGCCCAGGGGGCCACACCAACAGTGCCAGTCCTCGGAGCCCTGTGCCAACCACCCTGCCCGGACTCCGCCATGCCCCATGGCAGGGCCCTCAGGGCCCCTCAGATAGCCCAGATGGCTCCCCTCTTACTCCTGTGCCTACCCAGATGCCCTGGCTTGTGGGCAGCCCAGAACCACCTCAGAGCTCACCCACCCCTGCGTTTCCCCTGGCTACCTCCTACGAGACCAACGGTCCCACTCAGCCTCCACTTCCTGAAAAACGACACCTGCCGGGGTCTGGGCAGCAGTCATCGCCACCAGCCAGAGGCACCAATCAGCATGTCACCTTTGCATCTCCTCTCCCAGATGTCACCCAACCCCCAGGTATAAGGCTCTAGGAGGACCAGGTGTCCTTTAAAGAATCTCACTGTCCAGAGAGAGACCATGGGAAGCCCTGGTGTCTGAATCAGTGCCTCCCTCTTCTAGAGCACCCTTTACAAGAGAACCAAAGCAGTGTCAAGTTTGTCCAGGATACATCAAAGTTCTGGTACAAGCCTCACCTTTCCCGAGACCAAGGTAAGAAGCCAGAAAACATCATGTGCCCATCCCAGTCCACTTCCCAGGCCCGTCTTGGCTGTAAGTCTGTCATCCTGGTAGGGCTTTcggttccttctgtctctgctcttggCTGGGTTACTCCCCAAAAGAGATTCTAAATTTGGGCCTCAGACTAAATATTATTCAAAGTCCTATGACCCAAGGCCCCAGACTCCCGCAGCCCCCCACGGCTGTCAGAGTGAGAAACTTGGGAACCTGCTAGTGGGACTGTCTGAGGCTGACAGCCATCTCTAAACTTCTGCCCTGCAGCCATTGCCCTGCTGAAAGACAAGGATCCTGGGGCCTTCCTGATCAGAGACAGTCACTCTTTCCAGGGAGCCTATGGGTTAGCCCTCAAAGTGGCCACACCCCCACCCAGCGCCCAGCCATGGAAAGGTACAGAGCTCTCAAGCTGAAGGTGCAGATGTGGAGAGGGGAGAATTTGCAGGACTGGGATAGTGGGAGTGAGGAGGTGCACAGCACATCTCCATGTGGGGAAGGGTTGAGGCAAGCCTGCAGCTGCTTGGGAAAGAGTCCTGTGGGGAGAAACTGAGATCCTGGAGTCCCATAAAGCTTTACTTTTACAACCCCTCATTCCTCTCAGGGGACCCCTCAGAACAGCTGGTCCGCCATTTCCTCATTGAGACTGGACCCAAAGGTGTGAAGATCAAGGGTTGTCCCACTGAGCCCTATTTTGGTGAGAACCAAGAGTCTGAGGGGGTTCCAGGGTGGATGGTTAAAGGAGAGAcctaaagaaaggaagagaaagctctGACTGTGGACCCCTATGATGtttccccccaacccctcacaggAAGCCTGTCTGCCCTGGTCTCACAGCACTCCAtttctcccatctccctgccctgctgTCTGCGAATTCCTAGTAAAGGTGAGTGATCCGTCTCCTCCACCTTACTTCAGGGTGGCTTGGAGAGCCTCTCCCTCTTGACGTTCCTTGGTGGCCTTCATCtcctcagatcctctggaagaaacCTCAGAGGCCCCAGTGCCCACCAACATGAGCACGGCAGCAGACCTCCTACGCCAGGGAGCAGGTAGATCCttgctttccccttcctctccctggtAGTTAAGAGGATACCATGGACTCCAGGTACAGGGAGGGGCACTGAAAGGGGTATGGGTGGCAGACCCAGCAGGTATATTTAACCTGCAAAGGCAGAGGAGCCCCGTGTTTTCAGGAGGTGAGGAAGGGGGTCACTGACCAAGTTCTCAGGGTTTACAATACAGGAATCACAGCGGCAACAGGCAAGAACTTAAAGTGTGTCTCCTCAGTCCTCCCCCCAGTGTTACTGGCTGTAGCTCCCTTGGAGTCTGGAAGTTGCCATTCTAATTTGTCAGTGTGTGATTCCAGTGCATTCAGGCAGCACTGGTCAGGGAAGTGCCCAATATGGTGGGATAAGAAGCTAATGGGTGACAGATCCAGGTCCTGGCAAAAGCATGTAGCTCATTAACCTACCTCCTCTCTTTAGCCTGCAGTGTGCTCTACCTGACCTCGGTGGAGACAGAGTCATTGACTGGCCCTCAAGCTGTGGCCAGGGCCAGCTCTGCAGCTCTGAGCTGCAGCCCTGTCCCAGTGCCAGCCATTGTCCACTTCAAGGTCTCAGCTCAAGGCATCACACTGACAGACAACCAGAGAAAGTAAGCGTGGGCACAGGTCCTGTCTCTTTGGAGTCTCCAGGAAAGACCACAGGGAGCAAAGGGGGGGCTTTGGgctttcttttcatgtgtgtgtgtgtgagtgtgtgtgtgtatgtgtgtgtgtgtgtgtggtatgtgtgtggtgtgtgtggtatgtgtgtggtgtgtgtgatgtgtgtggtgtgtatgtgtgtggtgtatgtggtgtgtgtgtatggtgtggtgtgtgtagtatgtgttgtgtggtgtgtgtagtatgtgtggtgtgtgtgtgtgtgtgtggtgtgtgt
This window contains:
- the Tns2 gene encoding tensin-2, whose protein sequence is MKSSGPVERLLRALGRRDSSRATSRPRKAEPHSFREKVFRKKAPVCAVCKVTIDGTGVSCRVCKVATHRKCEAKVTSSCQALPPAELRRNTAPVRRIEHLGSTKSLNHSKQRSTLPRSFSLDPLMERRWDLDLTYVTERILAAAFPARPDEQRHRGHLRELAHVLQSKHRDKYLLFNLSEKRHDLTRLNPKVHDFGWPELHAPPLDKLCSICKAMETWLSADPQHVVVLYCKGSKGKLGVIVSAYMHYSKISAGADQALATLTMRKFCEDKAAMELQPSQHRYVGYFSGLLSGSIRMNSSPLFLHYVFVPVLPAFEPNTGFQPFLKIYQSMQLVYTSGVYHITGPGPRQICISLEPALLLKGDVMVTCYHKGGQGTDRTLVFRVQFHTCTIHGPRLNFPKDQLDEAWADERFPFQASVEFVFSSSPEKVKGNTPRNDPSVSVDYNMTEPAVRWDSYENFNQHHEDSVDGSLAHTRGPLDGSPYAQVQRVPRQTPPAPSPELPPPPMLSVSSDSGHSSTLTTEHTAESPGRPPPTAAERQELDRLLGGCGVASAGRGAGRETAILDDEEQPSVGGGLHLGMYPGHRPGLSRRCSCRQGLREPCGVPNGGYYRPEGTLERRRPPYGGYEGHPQGYTEASVEKRRLCRSLSEGPYPYAPELGKPANGDFGYRPAGYREVVILEDPGVPALCSCPACEEKMALPTAALYGLRLEREAGEGWSSEVGKPLLHPVRPGHPLPLLVPACGHHHAPVPDYGCLKSPKVGEEGHEGCSYAVCPEGRYGHPGYPALVTYGYGGAVPSYCPAYGRAPHSCGSPSEGRGYPSPGAHSPQAGSVSPGSPPYLQSRKLGYEAPAEDGRDKYSLPGPLASAGPLASTESPEPSWRDGSSGHSTLPRSPRDAQCSASSELSGPSTPLHTSSPVQGKESTRRQDTTRSPSLAPTQRLSPGEALPSVVQGVTEKTPELLASSRPEPLDPSPFSQTSTPSSPNGWPQERSPGGHTNSASPRSPVPTTLPGLRHAPWQGPQGPSDSPDGSPLTPVPTQMPWLVGSPEPPQSSPTPAFPLATSYETNGPTQPPLPEKRHLPGSGQQSSPPARGTNQHVTFASPLPDVTQPPEHPLQENQSSVKFVQDTSKFWYKPHLSRDQAIALLKDKDPGAFLIRDSHSFQGAYGLALKVATPPPSAQPWKGDPSEQLVRHFLIETGPKGVKIKGCPTEPYFGSLSALVSQHSISPISLPCCLRIPSKDPLEETSEAPVPTNMSTAADLLRQGAACSVLYLTSVETESLTGPQAVARASSAALSCSPVPVPAIVHFKVSAQGITLTDNQRKVFFRRHYPVNSITFSSTDPQDRRWTNPDGTTSKIFGFVAKKPGSPWENVCHLFAELDPDQPASAIVTFITKVLLGQRK